A window from Aerosakkonema funiforme FACHB-1375 encodes these proteins:
- the ssb gene encoding single-stranded DNA-binding protein: MSDNLNIINLVGRVGQKPETQYFESGAVLTKLSLAVNRRTSKKDSEPDWFAVEIWGNIAEVAANYTDKGSLIGIQGELKFDEWTDQVTGQQRVKPVIRANNLELLGSNPNSNSLANSTNSSPQTNSEQSDF, translated from the coding sequence ATGTCTGATAATCTCAATATTATCAACCTTGTTGGTCGGGTTGGTCAGAAGCCAGAAACTCAGTATTTTGAGAGTGGTGCTGTCCTGACAAAGCTTTCTTTAGCTGTTAACCGTCGCACTAGCAAGAAAGATTCGGAACCTGATTGGTTTGCGGTGGAAATTTGGGGTAATATCGCGGAAGTGGCTGCGAATTACACTGATAAGGGCAGCTTAATTGGTATTCAGGGTGAATTGAAGTTTGATGAGTGGACTGACCAAGTTACTGGTCAGCAGCGAGTGAAGCCTGTTATTCGGGCTAATAATCTGGAATTACTTGGCTCTAATCCTAATTCTAACTCGCTTGCTAATTCGACTAATTCATCTCCCCAAACCAATTCAGAACAAAGCGATTTCTAG